From Verrucomicrobiia bacterium, a single genomic window includes:
- a CDS encoding DUF1552 domain-containing protein, whose translation MTNMRVSIPRRTFLRGLGALVALPACESLMSARALAGVAGEPSSPLRLAFLYVPNGVHMPDWTPSYEGALSSLPAILEPLSAFRRDMTILTGLTHDKGRANGDGPGDHARAAASWLTGSQALKSEGSEIRAGVSVDQVAAAAIGHYTRLPSLEIGAEPGRQAGKCDSGYSCAYSNNISWRNDSTAMAKEINPRAVFERMFGGGTDREQAEGLARRRRYQRSLLDFVHEDARALVRKASGRDRTKLDEYLTAVREIEQRVERAERESHRGLEGVPDATLPEGIPSSYEEHLRLLGDMLVLAFQTDTTRVATYMFANEGSNKPYPFIGVRDGHHTLSHHENDREKQERISRINQFHTRQLAYLLNRLKSTPDGDGNLLDHSILVYGSSISDGNRHNHDDLPVALFGGGCGSILPGRHIRYPQETPMCNLFLSLLERAGVKEERFGDSTGPLRYLEG comes from the coding sequence ATGACCAACATGCGAGTCTCCATCCCTAGAAGGACCTTCCTGCGCGGTCTGGGCGCCTTGGTGGCGTTGCCGGCGTGCGAATCCCTGATGTCGGCGCGGGCGTTGGCGGGCGTGGCGGGGGAACCGTCGTCGCCGCTGCGTCTGGCGTTCCTCTATGTGCCGAACGGCGTGCACATGCCGGACTGGACGCCTTCGTACGAGGGGGCCTTGTCGAGTCTGCCCGCGATTCTGGAGCCGCTGTCGGCGTTCCGGCGGGACATGACGATCCTGACGGGTCTGACGCACGACAAGGGTCGGGCGAACGGGGACGGGCCGGGGGACCATGCGCGGGCGGCGGCGAGCTGGTTGACCGGTTCGCAGGCGCTGAAGAGCGAGGGTTCGGAGATTCGGGCGGGGGTATCTGTGGATCAGGTTGCGGCGGCGGCGATCGGCCATTACACGCGGTTGCCGTCGCTGGAGATCGGGGCGGAGCCGGGGCGTCAGGCGGGCAAGTGCGACTCGGGATACAGCTGCGCGTACTCGAACAACATTTCGTGGCGGAACGACTCGACGGCGATGGCCAAGGAGATCAATCCGCGGGCGGTATTCGAGCGCATGTTTGGGGGCGGGACCGACCGGGAACAGGCCGAGGGTCTGGCGCGGCGCCGGCGGTATCAGAGAAGCCTGCTGGATTTCGTGCATGAGGATGCCAGGGCGCTGGTTCGGAAGGCGTCGGGGCGGGACCGGACCAAGCTGGACGAGTATTTGACCGCGGTACGGGAGATCGAGCAGCGCGTGGAACGGGCCGAGCGGGAGTCGCATCGGGGATTGGAAGGGGTGCCGGACGCGACGTTGCCGGAGGGGATACCGTCGAGTTACGAGGAGCATCTGCGGTTGCTGGGGGACATGCTGGTGCTGGCGTTTCAGACCGACACCACGCGGGTGGCGACGTACATGTTCGCCAACGAGGGCAGCAACAAGCCGTATCCGTTCATCGGGGTGCGGGACGGGCATCACACGCTGTCCCACCACGAGAACGACCGGGAGAAGCAGGAGCGGATCAGCCGGATCAACCAGTTCCACACCCGCCAGCTGGCGTATTTGTTGAACCGGCTGAAGTCCACGCCGGACGGGGATGGCAACCTGCTCGATCACTCGATCCTCGTGTACGGTTCAAGCATCAGCGACGGGAACCGGCACAACCATGACGACCTGCCGGTGGCGCTGTTTGGAGGGGGATGCGGCAGCATTCTGCCGGGGCGCCACATCCGGTATCCGCAAGAGACGCCGATGTGCAATCTGTTCCTGTCCCTGTTGGAGCGGGCCGGAGTGAAGGAGGAGCGATTCGGGGACAGCACCGGGCCGCTTCGTTATCTGGAGGGATAG
- a CDS encoding HEAT repeat domain-containing protein codes for MRATIAGLLVWAWLIGVSGAQRTPAEYAADLESTDPRIRREAAYQLSRLGQDVREVVPQLIRALNDDEQQVWFGAITALTHLGAEAEPALEPLLQDLEGWQPFRRNRQGSQALYRTAVALGAIGEAAVPSLVERLGDRRWHVRAGAAMALGFAGDSARPGVPGLVVLLGDDRAEVREAATETLARMGSLAVGSLAEALEGGAAVTRRVAAADALGRMGPEGMPAVGVLRLLAMSVATEEEVRAAALRSLGRVDRDPATLLPVLMEAWRGEGETIRAAAKERLLLVRPVDRALVLALLPELEAATGADRGRVAGLIAELGPAARGAGPTLVRMLRQEDRADEGLVTALAGLGVGGVPLVLEALAGMPVNRVSEDHWTLAVLRRVDRTVVGRLEEALGHEVASVRMGALEGLAALGEDARSAAGRVPALMDDAEPAVRARAWLAAARCGVAPAAMVERLDAGLGDADLGVRRAAVAGIAELGAAAAPAVPQLVDKLGADDAALRGAAVRALGAVGPGAAVAVSPLAQSLALVPAGDRVETLVALGRIGRASASAMPEIMETLKAPEPEVRRAAIEAIGRMQEAGQPGLPQVLLGLKDGDPRVRATAVEALVAVDAAGEETVARVTESLEDEVTGVRRAAGTALVRLEQRGRPAQDRLFAMLDSAADRGLAVEALRAIHPTSVPALMRALEHGDWTVREMAADGLARLGREANEAMAALERALREDPYEEVKRASRRALRRIREGS; via the coding sequence ATGAGAGCGACGATCGCAGGACTACTGGTATGGGCTTGGTTGATCGGGGTATCGGGGGCGCAACGGACCCCGGCGGAATACGCCGCTGATCTGGAGTCCACGGATCCCAGGATTCGGAGGGAGGCGGCGTACCAACTGAGCCGGTTGGGCCAGGACGTCCGCGAGGTGGTGCCGCAACTGATCCGGGCGTTGAACGACGATGAGCAGCAGGTGTGGTTTGGGGCGATTACGGCGCTGACGCACCTGGGAGCGGAGGCGGAGCCGGCACTGGAGCCACTCTTGCAGGATCTGGAGGGCTGGCAGCCGTTCCGGCGGAACCGTCAGGGGAGCCAGGCCCTGTATCGAACGGCGGTGGCGTTGGGAGCGATCGGGGAGGCGGCGGTCCCATCGCTGGTGGAGAGGCTGGGAGATCGGCGGTGGCATGTGCGGGCGGGGGCGGCCATGGCCCTGGGGTTTGCGGGGGACTCGGCGCGGCCGGGTGTTCCGGGTCTGGTGGTCCTGCTGGGCGACGACCGTGCGGAGGTCCGAGAGGCGGCCACGGAGACGCTGGCCCGGATGGGTTCCCTGGCGGTGGGTTCGCTGGCCGAAGCGCTTGAGGGCGGGGCAGCGGTAACGCGGCGGGTGGCGGCGGCGGATGCGCTTGGGCGGATGGGGCCCGAGGGGATGCCGGCGGTGGGGGTGCTGCGGTTGCTGGCCATGTCGGTGGCGACGGAGGAGGAGGTCCGGGCGGCGGCTCTGCGTTCCTTGGGGCGGGTGGATCGGGATCCGGCCACGCTGCTCCCGGTGCTGATGGAGGCGTGGCGGGGAGAGGGGGAGACGATCCGGGCTGCGGCGAAGGAGAGGCTGCTTCTGGTGCGACCGGTGGACAGGGCACTGGTGCTGGCGCTGTTGCCGGAGCTGGAGGCGGCGACGGGCGCGGATCGTGGGCGGGTGGCGGGATTGATTGCGGAATTGGGGCCGGCGGCGCGTGGGGCCGGGCCGACCCTGGTGCGGATGTTGCGCCAGGAGGACCGGGCGGATGAAGGACTGGTGACCGCGTTGGCCGGGTTGGGCGTTGGTGGGGTGCCGCTGGTGCTGGAGGCCTTGGCGGGAATGCCCGTGAACCGGGTTTCGGAGGATCACTGGACCCTGGCGGTGTTGCGCCGGGTGGACCGGACCGTGGTGGGCCGGTTGGAGGAGGCCTTGGGGCATGAGGTTGCGTCGGTGCGTATGGGGGCGCTCGAGGGGTTGGCGGCGTTGGGGGAGGATGCGCGGTCCGCGGCGGGGCGGGTGCCCGCCTTGATGGACGACGCCGAGCCGGCGGTGCGGGCGCGGGCGTGGCTGGCGGCGGCCCGCTGCGGGGTGGCGCCTGCGGCGATGGTGGAGCGGCTGGATGCCGGACTGGGCGACGCGGATCTGGGAGTGCGGCGGGCGGCGGTGGCCGGCATTGCGGAACTGGGTGCGGCCGCCGCCCCGGCGGTGCCGCAGTTGGTGGATAAGCTGGGGGCCGACGATGCGGCGTTGCGCGGGGCCGCGGTGCGCGCCCTGGGGGCGGTGGGTCCCGGGGCGGCCGTGGCCGTGAGTCCGCTGGCCCAATCCCTGGCGTTGGTCCCGGCGGGGGATCGGGTGGAGACGCTGGTCGCCCTGGGCCGGATCGGGAGGGCGTCAGCCAGCGCGATGCCGGAGATTATGGAGACGTTGAAGGCCCCGGAGCCGGAGGTGCGGCGGGCGGCGATCGAGGCGATCGGGCGCATGCAGGAGGCGGGGCAGCCGGGCCTGCCGCAGGTGCTTTTGGGGTTGAAGGATGGCGACCCGCGGGTTCGGGCGACGGCGGTGGAAGCCCTGGTGGCGGTGGATGCGGCGGGCGAGGAGACGGTGGCCCGGGTGACAGAATCCCTGGAGGATGAAGTCACCGGGGTTCGGCGGGCGGCCGGGACGGCCCTGGTGCGATTGGAGCAACGGGGCCGGCCAGCACAGGACCGGCTGTTTGCGATGCTGGACAGCGCGGCGGATCGGGGATTGGCCGTCGAGGCCTTGCGGGCGATTCATCCCACGTCGGTTCCGGCACTGATGCGCGCGCTCGAGCACGGGGACTGGACGGTGCGGGAGATGGCGGCGGACGGGTTGGCGCGGTTGGGCCGGGAGGCGAACGAGGCGATGGCGGCGCTGGAACGGGCGTTGCGCGAGGATCCTTACGAGGAGGTCAAGCGGGCGTCGCGTCGGGCCTTGCGCCGGATTCGCGAGGGATCGTGA
- a CDS encoding ABC transporter permease, with the protein MRFSFARCWAIIAKEFIQMRRDRMTFGMMIGIPCLQLILFGYAINADPRDLPTAILAADRSPFSRSLETALENTRYFRIVARIDSEAEAERLLRRGDVLFVVHIPADFERQLLRGERPALLLDADATDPAATSQALGAVQSLIDHAFDPDLHGPLAHLRPRPGPVELRAHRRYNPEGITRYHIVPGLLGVVLTMTMVIITAVAITRERERGTMENLLSTPARPAEVMIGKIIPYILVGYLQTAAILVAARHLFHVPLEGSLTLLLVTMLPFIVANLAMGITFSTIARNQLQAMQMSFFFFLPSLLLSGFMFPFRGMPDWAQSLGSLLPLTHFLRIARGIILKGNPLPDILPHLWPLLAFLVLALALGLKRYRQTLD; encoded by the coding sequence ATGAGATTCAGTTTCGCCCGCTGCTGGGCCATCATCGCCAAGGAGTTCATCCAGATGCGCCGCGACCGGATGACCTTCGGGATGATGATCGGCATCCCCTGCCTCCAGCTCATCCTCTTCGGCTACGCCATCAATGCCGATCCCCGCGACCTCCCCACCGCCATCCTCGCTGCCGATCGCAGCCCCTTCTCCCGATCCCTCGAAACCGCCCTCGAAAACACCCGCTACTTCCGCATCGTCGCCCGAATCGATTCCGAGGCCGAGGCGGAACGCCTGCTCCGACGCGGCGACGTCCTCTTCGTCGTCCACATCCCCGCGGACTTCGAACGTCAGCTCCTCCGCGGCGAACGCCCCGCTCTTCTCCTCGACGCCGACGCCACCGACCCGGCCGCCACCAGCCAGGCCCTCGGGGCGGTCCAATCGCTCATCGACCATGCCTTCGATCCCGATCTCCACGGGCCCCTCGCCCATCTCCGGCCCCGCCCCGGCCCCGTGGAACTTCGTGCCCATCGCCGCTACAACCCGGAGGGCATCACCCGCTACCACATCGTGCCCGGTCTCCTCGGCGTGGTGCTCACGATGACCATGGTCATCATCACCGCCGTCGCCATCACCCGGGAACGCGAGCGCGGCACCATGGAAAATCTCCTGTCCACCCCCGCCCGCCCCGCCGAAGTCATGATCGGGAAGATCATCCCCTACATCCTTGTGGGCTATCTCCAGACCGCCGCCATTCTCGTCGCCGCACGCCACCTCTTTCACGTCCCCCTCGAAGGCAGCCTCACCCTCCTCCTCGTCACCATGCTGCCCTTCATCGTCGCCAACCTGGCCATGGGCATCACCTTCTCCACCATCGCCCGCAATCAGCTCCAGGCCATGCAGATGTCCTTCTTCTTCTTCCTCCCCTCCCTGCTCCTCTCGGGCTTCATGTTTCCCTTTCGTGGCATGCCCGATTGGGCCCAGTCCCTGGGAAGCCTCCTTCCCCTCACCCACTTCCTCCGCATCGCCCGCGGCATCATCCTCAAGGGCAATCCGCTCCCCGACATCCTCCCCCACCTCTGGCCCCTCCTCGCCTTCCTGGTCCTCGCCCTCGCCCTGGGCCTCAAACGCTACCGCCAAACTCTCGACTGA
- a CDS encoding ABC transporter ATP-binding protein encodes MSSQPIIDVRDVTKRFAGRTVVDGVALEVRRGEIFGFLGPNGSGKTTFLRMLCGLLTPDAGSGSCLGFDFRTQAAEIKCRVGYMTQRFSFYEDLTLEENLDFIARIYRMPQRRQAVRDSLDRLGLADRRRQLAGVLSGGWKQRLALAACLIHQPRLLLLDEPTAGVDPKARRDFWAELHDLATQGLTVLITTHYMDEAERCHRLAYIAYGRLLARGTVPEVIRQAAIHTWEIHGPDVSTLAPILVQTPGIDQVVPFGLVLHVGGHDPVRMAQALGEVVREPYQYRPIPPGLEDAFISLMNRAPDNFTPPPFTHP; translated from the coding sequence ATGAGTTCTCAACCAATCATCGACGTCCGCGACGTCACCAAGCGCTTTGCGGGCCGCACCGTGGTGGACGGCGTCGCCCTCGAGGTCCGGCGCGGCGAGATCTTCGGATTCCTCGGTCCCAACGGCAGCGGCAAGACGACCTTCCTGCGCATGCTCTGCGGGCTCCTCACCCCGGACGCCGGCTCCGGTTCCTGCCTCGGCTTCGACTTCCGCACCCAGGCCGCCGAGATCAAATGTCGTGTCGGCTACATGACCCAGCGGTTCAGCTTCTACGAGGACCTCACCCTTGAGGAGAACCTCGATTTCATCGCCCGCATCTACCGCATGCCCCAACGCCGCCAGGCCGTCCGCGACAGCCTCGACCGCCTGGGACTCGCCGACCGTCGCCGGCAACTCGCGGGCGTCCTCTCCGGTGGCTGGAAACAACGGCTGGCCCTTGCCGCCTGTCTCATTCACCAACCCCGGCTCCTCCTCCTCGATGAACCCACCGCAGGCGTCGATCCCAAGGCGCGCCGCGACTTCTGGGCGGAACTCCACGATCTCGCCACCCAGGGCCTCACCGTTCTCATCACCACCCACTACATGGACGAGGCGGAACGCTGTCATCGGCTCGCCTACATCGCCTACGGACGCCTCCTGGCCCGCGGCACCGTTCCCGAGGTCATCCGGCAGGCCGCCATTCATACTTGGGAAATCCATGGGCCGGACGTCTCCACCCTCGCCCCGATCCTTGTCCAAACCCCTGGCATCGACCAGGTCGTCCCCTTCGGCCTCGTCCTGCATGTTGGCGGCCACGACCCCGTCCGCATGGCCCAGGCCCTTGGCGAGGTCGTTCGTGAACCCTACCAATACCGCCCCATCCCGCCCGGCCTCGAAGATGCCTTCATCAGCCTCATGAACCGCGCCCCCGACAATTTCACCCCGCCGCCATTCACCCACCCATGA
- a CDS encoding HlyD family efflux transporter periplasmic adaptor subunit → MPPPFSAAPAPQSTQPAFPAPAFAFALALTLALAGCAPPPPDSFQGYIEADYVHVASPVGGLLLQCEVRRGDNVQAGDPLFTLESGLERAAVEEAERRVALAEARLDNLLKGRRPTEIAALEARAAQGRASLEFWTAEFQRRQQLARDQVIAEAEIDQARTQRNAAQAALDAAEADLATARLGGREDEIQAAAAERDAMRAVLDRARWALGQKSQSAPLPAIVHEILFRPGEFVPPGAGAVVLLPPENLFVRFFVPSDQLGAMTPGRQVEIRHDGSDTPIPGRIRHVATRAEFTPPVIYSRDTRAKLVFRVEAEVSPGVAASLRPGQPVEVRLP, encoded by the coding sequence ATGCCTCCCCCTTTCAGCGCCGCTCCAGCCCCACAATCAACCCAACCAGCCTTCCCTGCGCCCGCCTTTGCCTTCGCCCTTGCTCTGACCCTCGCCCTCGCCGGCTGCGCACCCCCGCCCCCAGACTCCTTCCAAGGCTACATCGAGGCCGACTACGTCCATGTCGCCTCGCCGGTGGGAGGCCTGCTGCTCCAGTGCGAGGTGCGCCGAGGCGACAACGTCCAGGCCGGCGATCCTCTCTTCACCCTCGAATCCGGACTCGAACGCGCCGCCGTCGAGGAGGCCGAACGCCGCGTCGCCCTCGCCGAAGCGCGGCTGGACAATCTCCTCAAGGGACGCCGCCCCACCGAGATCGCCGCTCTCGAGGCCCGTGCCGCCCAGGGCCGTGCCTCGCTCGAGTTCTGGACCGCCGAGTTCCAGCGTCGTCAACAACTGGCCCGGGACCAGGTGATCGCCGAGGCCGAAATCGATCAGGCCCGCACCCAGCGCAATGCCGCCCAGGCTGCCCTGGATGCGGCCGAGGCCGACCTGGCGACCGCCCGCCTCGGCGGACGTGAAGACGAGATCCAGGCTGCCGCCGCCGAGCGGGACGCGATGCGCGCCGTCCTCGATCGCGCCCGCTGGGCCCTCGGTCAGAAATCCCAGTCCGCTCCCCTCCCCGCCATCGTCCACGAAATCCTGTTCCGCCCCGGAGAATTCGTTCCGCCCGGCGCCGGCGCCGTGGTCCTGCTTCCCCCGGAAAACCTGTTTGTCCGCTTCTTCGTTCCCTCCGACCAACTCGGCGCGATGACCCCGGGCCGCCAGGTCGAGATTCGGCACGATGGCTCCGACACCCCCATTCCCGGCCGGATCCGCCACGTCGCCACCCGGGCCGAGTTCACGCCACCCGTCATCTACAGCCGCGACACCCGCGCCAAGCTGGTCTTTCGGGTCGAGGCCGAGGTCTCCCCCGGGGTCGCCGCCTCCCTCCGGCCCGGCCAACCCGTCGAGGTCCGACTGCCATGA
- a CDS encoding DEAD/DEAH box helicase, giving the protein MSYRLSLHPSGHLHVEETTPGDATISRDLGEDGSESAEAPAWVEAFRVSSAQGLLALVSHGERGAGWTAELGFWREFAVAHLTAVAHAPELAEGSPVDSGSATEPPPGWFQELTLKIPAMRGAEYASLEVFARLWGELDGLARAAAKAAGGWKPWLAKVHPALHLLGKVTFHLAENKRSVATPFAFMATYTHRLSASEKPVHLPLGRALQEYAGARNQKALRSLLEPVQRAAERSEWVRQALDSHRVFQPQAWSPVEAYVFLKEVPTIEDCGIVTRIPDWWKGGRGPRPQVRVRVGENVVAGLGQDRLLEFSMETALDGEPLTEEEWRALTSASDGLVQLRGRWVEADRERLQGALEHWKRVEKELAGTGVPFSQAMRLLSGVRLGSDRIDTGDASAAPDWSEVVAGGWLREALNAWRQTAPDADFDLHRNLRARLRPYQEVGVRWLRLLQELGLGACLADDMGLGKTLQVIALLQHLKDRAAARTMRKGERKGEPRVSGPALLVAPASLLANWRNEVTRFAPGLRMGFAHPAEGVEEGWREGSEAFVGGKDLIVTTYGQAARLDWLATREWALVVLDEAQAIKNPGARQTRAVKRLRARARIALSGTPVENRLGDLWSLYDFLNPGLLGSATEFSRYVKGIRAAASPDFAPLRRLVRPYLLRRLKTDPSIVPDLPEKTELTAYCGLSRKQAGLYARSVEELAEGLESSEPGIQRRGLVLAFLMRFKQICNHPSHWLGDGEFAADDSGKFGRLTELAEEIASRQEKVLVFTQFKEMTGPLAAHLAAAFGRAGLMLHGSTPVRERPKLVAAFEREDGPPFFVLSLKAGGTGLNLTAANHVIHFDRWWNPAVENQATDRAFRIGQRRNVLVHKFVCRGTVEERIDALIAEKRALADSVLGGEPGAETLLTEMSDEDLLQLVALDMKTAGAE; this is encoded by the coding sequence ATGAGTTACCGGCTTTCCCTTCATCCCAGCGGGCATCTGCATGTCGAGGAGACGACTCCGGGTGACGCGACGATCTCGCGCGACCTGGGTGAGGATGGGTCTGAATCCGCGGAGGCACCGGCCTGGGTCGAAGCGTTCCGTGTTTCGTCGGCGCAGGGGTTGCTGGCGTTGGTGTCGCACGGGGAGCGGGGGGCGGGGTGGACGGCGGAACTTGGTTTCTGGCGCGAGTTTGCGGTGGCCCATCTGACCGCCGTGGCCCATGCGCCTGAGTTGGCCGAGGGTTCTCCGGTTGATTCGGGGTCGGCGACGGAGCCGCCGCCGGGGTGGTTTCAGGAGTTGACCTTGAAGATTCCGGCGATGCGGGGCGCGGAGTACGCGAGTCTGGAGGTGTTTGCGCGGTTGTGGGGCGAGCTGGACGGGCTGGCACGGGCGGCGGCGAAGGCGGCCGGCGGGTGGAAGCCGTGGCTGGCGAAGGTCCATCCCGCGCTGCATCTGCTGGGCAAGGTGACGTTCCACCTCGCGGAGAACAAGCGGTCGGTCGCGACGCCGTTCGCCTTCATGGCGACCTACACGCACCGGCTGTCGGCCTCGGAGAAGCCGGTGCATCTCCCGTTGGGACGGGCGTTGCAGGAGTACGCGGGGGCGCGGAACCAGAAGGCGCTTCGATCCCTGCTGGAACCGGTGCAACGCGCGGCGGAACGCAGTGAGTGGGTGCGGCAGGCGTTGGACAGCCACCGGGTCTTCCAACCCCAGGCGTGGTCTCCGGTCGAGGCCTACGTGTTTCTCAAGGAGGTGCCAACGATCGAGGACTGCGGGATCGTGACCCGGATTCCCGACTGGTGGAAGGGGGGCCGCGGGCCGCGCCCTCAGGTCCGGGTGCGGGTGGGGGAGAACGTCGTCGCCGGGTTGGGCCAGGACCGGCTTCTGGAGTTCTCGATGGAGACGGCCCTGGATGGGGAACCGTTGACCGAGGAGGAGTGGCGCGCCCTGACAAGTGCCTCGGATGGATTGGTGCAGTTGCGCGGCCGCTGGGTCGAGGCGGACCGCGAACGGCTGCAAGGGGCGTTGGAACACTGGAAGCGGGTCGAGAAGGAGCTGGCTGGGACCGGGGTGCCGTTCTCCCAGGCCATGCGCCTGTTGTCCGGGGTGCGGCTGGGATCGGACAGGATTGACACGGGCGACGCATCGGCGGCGCCCGACTGGTCCGAGGTGGTGGCGGGAGGATGGCTCCGGGAGGCCCTGAATGCCTGGCGTCAGACAGCGCCTGACGCGGACTTCGACCTCCATCGCAATCTGCGTGCCCGGCTGCGTCCCTACCAGGAGGTTGGGGTTCGCTGGCTCCGACTCCTTCAGGAACTCGGCCTTGGGGCGTGCCTTGCCGATGACATGGGGCTGGGCAAGACCCTTCAGGTCATTGCGCTGTTGCAGCACCTGAAGGACCGAGCCGCCGCCCGGACGATGCGGAAGGGGGAGCGGAAGGGGGAGCCTCGGGTTTCGGGTCCGGCGTTGCTGGTGGCGCCGGCGTCGTTGCTGGCCAACTGGCGAAACGAGGTGACCCGGTTCGCTCCGGGATTGCGGATGGGATTCGCCCATCCGGCGGAGGGGGTGGAGGAAGGCTGGCGGGAGGGCAGCGAGGCGTTCGTCGGGGGGAAGGACCTGATTGTGACCACATACGGTCAGGCAGCCCGGCTGGACTGGCTGGCCACGCGCGAGTGGGCGTTGGTCGTGCTGGACGAGGCCCAGGCGATCAAGAATCCCGGGGCCCGCCAGACGCGGGCTGTGAAGCGCCTGCGGGCGCGGGCGCGCATCGCATTGAGCGGAACGCCGGTCGAGAACCGGCTGGGGGATTTGTGGTCGTTGTATGACTTCCTGAACCCCGGGCTGCTGGGATCGGCGACGGAGTTCTCACGGTACGTGAAGGGGATCCGGGCGGCGGCTTCCCCGGACTTCGCGCCCTTGAGGCGCCTGGTGCGTCCGTACCTGCTGCGGCGGCTCAAGACGGACCCTTCCATCGTGCCGGATCTTCCCGAGAAGACCGAGTTGACGGCCTACTGCGGGCTGAGCCGGAAGCAGGCCGGGCTGTACGCGCGGAGCGTGGAGGAACTGGCGGAAGGACTGGAGTCGTCCGAGCCGGGCATTCAGCGGAGGGGCCTCGTGCTGGCGTTCCTGATGCGATTCAAACAGATCTGCAACCACCCCAGCCACTGGTTGGGCGACGGCGAGTTCGCTGCGGACGACAGCGGCAAGTTCGGGCGCCTGACGGAATTGGCGGAAGAGATCGCCTCGCGGCAGGAGAAGGTGCTCGTCTTCACGCAGTTCAAGGAGATGACGGGCCCCTTGGCGGCGCACCTGGCCGCAGCGTTTGGAAGGGCGGGCCTGATGCTGCACGGATCCACACCGGTCCGGGAACGACCCAAGCTGGTGGCGGCATTCGAGCGCGAGGACGGGCCCCCGTTCTTCGTGCTTTCGCTCAAGGCGGGCGGAACGGGGTTGAATCTCACGGCCGCCAACCACGTGATCCATTTCGACCGCTGGTGGAATCCGGCGGTGGAGAACCAGGCCACGGACCGGGCGTTTCGCATCGGTCAACGCCGCAATGTCCTGGTCCACAAATTCGTCTGTCGCGGAACCGTCGAGGAACGGATCGACGCCTTGATTGCAGAGAAGCGGGCGCTGGCGGATTCGGTCCTGGGAGGGGAACCCGGCGCGGAGACCCTGCTGACGGAGATGTCGGACGAGGACTTGCTGCAGTTGGTCGCGCTGGACATGAAGACGGCGGGCGCGGAGTGA
- a CDS encoding SWIM zinc finger family protein — protein sequence MSWYSFRPYVSVAQRRREAEQTARKMARKGTPLNPVVVGRTIARTFWGESWCDNLEAYSDYANRLPRGRTYVRNGSVIDLQVGTGTVKALVQGSSLYRIEIGIAALDRKRWIAFRDRCAGKVTNLLDLLQGRLSKEILRDIAAPGQGLFPSPKEIRLSCSCPDWAVMCKHVAAALYGIGARLDEQPELFFTLRGVDMRELLAAATEAVAAPRSKGSVTDPTLAGEDLGAIFGVELETGTLMDGAVAATKTATGASGTGRRKTPRSVTRRSATRGKPGAGAGGGGSGIGKAASAGKPGAAKRRSKVKAAVRRRVPG from the coding sequence ATGTCCTGGTACTCCTTTCGCCCCTATGTGTCGGTGGCCCAGCGTCGGCGGGAAGCGGAACAAACGGCCCGCAAGATGGCCCGGAAGGGCACGCCGCTGAACCCCGTGGTGGTGGGGCGCACCATCGCCCGGACCTTCTGGGGGGAGTCGTGGTGCGACAATCTCGAGGCTTACAGCGATTACGCCAACCGACTGCCACGCGGCCGCACCTACGTCCGGAACGGATCAGTGATCGATCTCCAGGTCGGGACGGGAACGGTCAAGGCGCTGGTCCAGGGAAGTTCGCTTTATCGCATTGAGATCGGCATCGCCGCTCTCGACAGGAAACGCTGGATCGCATTTCGGGATCGATGCGCCGGCAAGGTGACGAACCTGCTCGATCTCCTGCAGGGCCGCCTTTCCAAGGAAATCCTCCGGGACATTGCCGCCCCGGGCCAGGGCCTGTTTCCGTCGCCGAAGGAGATCCGGCTTTCCTGTTCGTGTCCCGACTGGGCGGTCATGTGCAAGCATGTGGCGGCGGCGCTTTACGGCATTGGCGCGCGTCTCGACGAGCAACCGGAGCTGTTCTTCACGCTGCGAGGCGTGGATATGAGGGAATTGCTCGCCGCGGCCACGGAAGCGGTGGCCGCACCCCGGTCGAAGGGTTCCGTCACCGACCCGACCCTGGCGGGGGAGGATCTGGGCGCGATTTTCGGGGTGGAGCTGGAGACGGGCACCCTGATGGACGGGGCGGTTGCGGCAACGAAGACGGCAACCGGCGCCTCGGGGACAGGCCGGAGGAAGACCCCGCGAAGCGTGACGCGGCGAAGCGCGACCCGGGGAAAACCCGGCGCGGGTGCCGGCGGGGGCGGTTCCGGGATCGGGAAGGCGGCGAGCGCCGGGAAGCCGGGGGCGGCGAAGCGGCGTTCGAAGGTCAAGGCGGCGGTGCGGCGGCGGGTTCCGGGGTGA